Proteins from a genomic interval of Trueperaceae bacterium:
- a CDS encoding ABC transporter ATP-binding protein yields the protein MEVRALRAGYGKITVLWDVDLTVEDGEFVTIIGANGAGKTTLLRTISGLVPVRSGTVTAFGSLSLAGLSPARVVRAGVGHVPEGRQLFPLMTVRENLESGAEYLRRARGRAATNRKLVFDLFPRLAERGAQLAGTLSGGERQMLAIGRALMSDPRLLLVDEPSLGLSPALSLTVFRALEQINAEGVTVVLVEQNVQQSLRIADRAYVLENGEVALQGTGAELLLNPAVREAYLSM from the coding sequence CTGGAGGTGCGCGCGCTGCGCGCGGGTTACGGCAAGATAACCGTCCTGTGGGACGTCGACCTCACCGTGGAGGACGGCGAGTTCGTGACCATCATCGGCGCCAACGGGGCGGGCAAGACGACGCTGCTTCGCACCATCAGCGGCCTCGTCCCCGTCCGGAGCGGCACCGTCACGGCGTTCGGCAGCCTGTCGCTGGCGGGCCTGTCGCCGGCGCGGGTCGTGCGGGCCGGCGTCGGGCACGTGCCGGAGGGGAGGCAGCTCTTCCCCCTCATGACCGTGCGGGAGAACCTCGAGAGCGGCGCCGAGTACCTGCGGCGCGCGCGCGGGCGGGCGGCCACCAACCGCAAGCTCGTCTTCGACCTGTTCCCGCGCCTGGCGGAGCGCGGCGCCCAGCTGGCCGGCACGCTCTCGGGCGGGGAGCGGCAGATGCTCGCCATCGGTAGGGCGCTGATGAGCGACCCGCGGCTACTGCTCGTCGACGAGCCGTCGCTCGGCCTGTCGCCGGCCCTGTCGCTCACCGTGTTCCGCGCCCTCGAGCAGATCAACGCGGAGGGCGTGACCGTCGTGCTGGTGGAGCAGAACGTGCAGCAGTCGCTGCGGATCGCCGACCGCGCCTACGTGCTCGAGAACGGCGAGGTCGCGCTGCAGGGGACGGGCGCAGAGTTGCTGCTGAACCCCGCCGTGCGCGAGGCGTACCTGTCGATGTGA